In Bernardetia litoralis DSM 6794, the genomic window TCCATAAAACTAGAAAATTAGATAAAAGTGAATGAGTAAAGTATAAGTCAAATATTTTGTGTGTTTAGTGAGCTTGGAATAGCGTAACTGGTGTTTTTAAAGTAAATCTTCTCCAAAGTCTTTATTTTTTTTAGTATTAGGTAATAATTCTGATACGCCACCTGAAGCAATAAATTTCATTAAATCAGCTGAATTATCATAATCAATAGGTGTAATGTTTTTGGCAGCAACTAAATATAAATTTCCTGAAATATTATAGGAATGAGGAAAATAAACACCAATTAAATCATTTATTTTTAAAAGTGATAAATCTTCTGCTGTAATAAAGCCAAGTCTATAAATATCATTTTCAGCGTTGATTTTTACCAAAACAGATTTACTAAATTTTTTTTCTTCGCCAACGAAAGCAGCCATCAAATCTTTGATAGATGTATAAATAAGACCAACCATAGGAAGGCGCAAAAGCAATCTTTCAAACCATTCGAATAGCGAACGAGCTACAAAAAGAGAAGTCAAATAACCTATAAAGGTAATTGAAATCAAAATCACTATAATACCAACTCCCAAAGTACGGAAAGGAAGTAAGGAATCCATCCATTCAAAAAAAGAAATCACGATATATATTGTTCCTGCTAAAGGAACAGTGATTAATAAACCACGAAAAAAGTAGGTCGCAATTGCTGCAAAAGTAACTTTCATAGCTCTTTGATGAAATTATATTCTCTTAAAATTTTTTAATAATCTACAAAGGTCGTTTTTTTTATCGAAAAAAAATAATATAAATTTCGTACTATAACCATAACATGACTACTTTAAGCATAGAAGTTCGTATTTTTACAAAAATTCAAAAGAAATTTCATTTTTTATAAATAGGATTTCATAAATTCGTAATTCAAAAAATCAAAAATGCTTACAGCTATTTCGCCTATTGACGGACGTTATTCACGTCATACAAAACCGTTGCAAAATTATTTTTCAGAATATGCACTCATTCAAGCTCGTGTGCGAGTAGAAATTGAGTATTTTATTGCCCTTTGTAAAGTTCCTAAAGCAGAATTACCACAACTTCCAGAGCTTTCAGAAAGCCAAATTGTTTCTCTGAGAAAAATTTATACTGAGTTTACATTAGAAAATGCTCAAAAAATAAAAGAAACTGAAAGTATTACTAATCATGATGTAAAAGCTGTTGAGTATTTTGTCAAAGAAGAGTTAGAAAAACTCAATTTGGGAAGCTATAATGAGTTTGTTCATTTTGGTTTGACTTCACAAGATATAAATAATACTGCAAATCCAATCTTATTAAAAGAAGCTGAAGAAAATATTCTTTTCAATGAAGTAAATAGCATTATAGAAAAATTAAATTCTATCTCGGAAGAGTGGAAATCAATTCCTTTGCTTGCACACACACATGGGCAGCCAGCCTCACCAACGCATTTAGGAAAAGAAATGAAAGTATTTACTTATCGTTTAGAACAACAATTTGAAGGTCTCAAAACACTTCCACATACAGGGAAGTTTGGAGGAGCAACAGGAAATTTTAACGCACATAAAGTAGCTTATTCAAAAACGGATTGGAGAGATTTTGGGAAGAATTTTTTACAAAACAATTTGGGTTTGGAACGCCAAGAATGGACAACACAGATTGATAATTATGATTTTTTGGCTGCAAGATTAGATGCTTATAAGCGAATAAATACTATTTTGATAGATTTTAGTAGAGATGTTTGGGCGTATGTTTCGATGGGATATTTTAAGCAAAAAATTAATCCAAATGAAGTTGGTTCTTCTGCTATGCCTCATAAAGTAAATCCAATAGACTTTGAAAATGCAGAGGGAAATTTGGGTATTTCAACGGCTATTTTTGAGCATTTATCTACCAAACTTCCTATTTCTAGACTGCAACGTGATTTAACAGATTCTACCGTTTTGAGAAATTTGGGTGTTCCGTTTGGGCATTTTTTGATTGCTCTCAAATCCCTTCAAAAAGGAATTTCTAAGTTAGAAATAAACGAAGCAAAAATAAAAGCTGATTTAGAAAATAACTGGGCAGTTGTGGCAGAAGCAATTCAAACCGTTTTGAGAAGAGAAAATTATCCAAAACCGTATGAAGCCTTAAAAGCTCTTACACGCACAGGAAAGACAATGAACGAGGAAACAATACACGAATTTATCAAAACCTTAAACGTTTCGGAGGAGGTAAAAAATGAGCTTTTAGAGATTACACCTTTTAATTTTACAGGATATAATTAATCAGTTACTAGTTGATACAATTTCATAGAATTAAATCAAAACCTTTTTAAACCTAGTTTAGAAAGGTTTTTTTTTATGAATTATACTATTCTTTCTAAAGTATTGCATTATTTTGATGTAATTTATTGAAATATTAAATTTAAAATAAAAAACTATTTCTATTCATTGTATTCTATTTTTTTTTATAAAAATGTATAAAAAATTACACATGTAATTTTTCTTTTTTGCAAAATATTTTTATTAGTATTGCAAATTAGTTTATAAATAATACTTTTATTTATATCATTTTAACTATTTAATTTTTAAGAAAATGAGAAAATCAATAAATTTTTATGCGCTTATGTGGCTGCTGCTGATAGGAGTCCTTTTTAGTATTTCCAGTTGTGAGAAGCCATCAATAGGAGAACCTAACATAGGTGGTACTTCTGAACTTCACTTTGCTTTAGTAGATTCAAATGCTTATAATATTTGTAAAACAGAAGAAAATAGTCCCTACAATATAGATAAAATTCGTGTGGTTATGCACGATGGAACTGTAGTAAGTGATTTGACTCCCTATATACCTAAACGAGGACAAAATTATTCTAGTCATCCTGCAAACAGAGGATTTGTGTTTGCGTCAGAATTTTTATACTTAGAAGCTGCATATGGGAAGTATGTAGATAAACCCTTTTATCTTATTCTAAGTGAAGAAGATACAGATACACTCATGTGGAAATCAGATGAAGAACGCCTGTACCACAATGGAAAAGTAGCTCCGATAGACGATGGCAGCTACGGAGGCAGCCCTTTTATGCTTATCAAACAAAGTTTTTAAAATAAAAAAATCATGAAAAACAAAATAACGATATTCACAACATTATTTTTGTTGTGCCTAATCAGTGTGTCTTTTGCACAAAAAGAGATACAAGAATGTAAAACTGAATCTCTTACATTAGAGGAAAAAGCAGCACAACCTTGGTATGGCAACAATCAATTTTTGTATAGTTTGGAGGGAAACTCAAAAAATGGAAGAGTAGAACGTGATTTTGAAGGCTATCAAGCAATACTGATCTAAAAACATCACAGAAAAATACAATCAAAATACGCATTTTAAAAATAAAATACTTACATAGTACTTATAAAAAAACTCTACTAGCTAGTTTTTAGCTTTTTATATTTCAATTTTAACCATTTAATTTTTAAGAAAATGAAAAAATCCATAAATTTTTATGCGCCTATGTGGCTACTGGTACTAGGTTTAGCTTTTGGGCTTTTTAGCTGCAAAAAAAATGAAGAAGAAGGATTATATCGCCATCCAGTGGAAGGGAAAAATGGAGATACATATGGCTTGGTAATTACAAACCTCAATGGTTATAATCTTGTTAAGAGTTGGGAAGATACTCCTTATGATATAGATTACATTCATTTGGTAATGCACGATGGAACAGTAGTAAAAGACTTTAGATATGATTTTTACTACGCATACTCTCACCCTGCTTCTAATGGTTGTACATTTCGTTCTGGTTTTTTAGCTCAAATAGTAAGTCCACATTCTTATGATATAGAATATCAAAAACCTCAATATTTAGATAAAGATTTTTATCTAGTATTGAGTAAAGAAGATACAGACACATTGCGTTGGAATAGCAAAGAAAATAGGCTTTATCACAACGGTAAAGTAGCTCCAGAATCTCGTAGGTCAGTTAGTTTTATTAAAGAGTTATGAAGAAATAAATATCGAACTTCTTGTATCGTCTTATCCAAAAGGATTATATATTTTGAAGATTCAAAACGGTAAGGAAATGAAAACCGAAAAGATAATTATAGAATAATTTAAAATTTAAGTTAAATAAATAATCAAAACCACTTTCATATAATAATGAAAGTGGTTTTTTGTTCGTTAGAAAAGAGAATTGTAAAAAGTATCCAAAAAAGCAAAAACATAATGATTACTAATAAGTTACAGTATATGATAAGAATGCAAATCAACTAAAATCATATAAATTATAAATAAGAAACTAGCCAAAACGAGCAATGCAAAATCATTATACTACTTTAGGAATTCCAGAACTTGCCTCTCAAGAGGAAGCTAAAGTAGCCTTCAAACGCTTGGCAGTAGAATATCATCCAGATAAAAATCCTAATAATCCAGTTGCAGAGGAGCTTTTTAAGCAGATTAATGAGGCCTATCAAGTTTTATCGAATCCAGTTACGAAAGAAAGTTATGATGTAACACTTCGTTTTGCGTATTCATATAGTTATTATGCCAATCAGCGTCCAACAGAAGCTGACCAAAATTTTCAACGTTATTACAGTAATTATACAGAACGAAAAAAAGACCCCAAAAACACAAATCTTTATTCGACCTTAATCTCTATTGCTTTTGTGGCTTATATGTTTTTGGTGGTACATTCTGTTCAAGATTTTTTGAGTAGAGTATATTATTATCAGGCTTTACAAAGTATTGAAGTAGAAGATTACAAAGAAGCAATAGAAGAACTAAGTTATGCGATTGCTTATGATAATTCTTTTTCAACGGCATATTATTTACGAGCAAAGTTGTATAGTGAGCATTTTGGTTTTCCTAATGGAGCATTGAAAGATTATACAAAAGCGATTGATAATGCACTCATTCAAGAAAGTGATTTTTATCTTGAAAGAGGAATTGCATATAGTCAAGTCAATGAAAAACAAGGCGCAATTACAGATTTTGCAACAGCTCTTGACCTTAGTAAATATGAGCAAAAAACAGCTCAAGAAATAGCTAAGGAATATTATAACAGACTCAAAGAATATGAATTAGCAATAGAAATTTATACTACCTTGATTCAACAAGATTCAACAAAATCTATCTATTATGAGCAGCGAGCATTGGCATACTCAAATCTTCAACAAGACAATTTGGCACAACAAGATTTTGAAAGGATAATTCAAAAAAGCAATAATCCAATAGAAAAAAGAGCTCAAATAGTAGAAAAATTAGAAAATGAAGTCAAAAATTACAAGTTAGCTTTAGAAAATAATTTTATTCTTCTTAATGAAAACCCAACAGAACCTAATTTTCATTATACTCGTTCGAATTTGTTTTTTAAATTGAATGATAATGAAAAAGGAAGGTATAATTTAGATTTAGCTATTTTGTATAATGAGGGAAATAAAAAACTATATGTAAAAAGAGCCAAATTATTTTTAGATAATGACCAACCTCAAAAAGCCTGTAAAGATTGGATAAAAGCTAAAGAGTTAGGAAATACTATCAAACATACTACACTAGACTTTTTCTGTTTTGAGGAGAAATAATTTAATTTTTAAATTAAATATATTTGAAAGTCAAAGTAAATAGGTAGTTGTAAATTATTATTTTTTAAAAATAATGCAACATTTTCTTTAAAAAAAGTGTCTTGTTATAAGATTATTTATGCGTAATTTTGCATCTTACAAAAATTAAGAGCAAATTAAAATCACTAAAATTATAGTAAAACTATGAATCAATCAAATCAAAAAAAGAGTTCAATCTATCTTCTTGTTTTATTTACAGTTGCTTCTCTATTTACATTCAGCTCTTGCAAAGACGATGCAAAAGAAGCTACTAAGCTAGATTACGCTTCTCTAATGGTAGGTAATTATGAAGGTAATATTAGTGTTGGAGAAGATGTTTCATTTGATAGTAAAGCTACTATATCTGCTGGTAGCACATCTGATGAGATTACTTTTACAGAAACAAGTACAGATAGTACTACTACTTTTAAAATAGAATTAGTAGATTTATCTTCTCAAAAAGCAGTAGCATTACGTATTCCTGGACAAACTATTCAAGGAACTGCAATAGTAGGAATAGCTTTGGATACAGAAGACCCACAGGGTACGCAAGGATATTTTTTCTATCAAGATGAAAATGAAGAAAAAATAAATGAAATTACATTTTTAATTACGGCTAATAATGGTAATTATTATTATAACTACACGAAAGTAGAGTGATTTTTTAAAGCTATTTTATTAAAATGTAAAAAGGCAAATTCATTTGTGAATTTGTCTTTTTTTATGTCAAAAAATAAATCTGTAAAATGTAGGATAGCAAATACAAACCTTTAAAAAAATACAAAGAACACTTAGAATTATGTTTTTTGAAAAAAAACTCTAAACTTTATAATCAAAGACACGTTTTGAATACAAATTTCAAGTAAAAATCAATTAACCACAATTAAATTATAAATAATGAATTTAGTTACAAAATTCATTTCCAAACTCTTTAACGAACAAGTAATGAACTGGAATAAATTAGAAACTCCCGAAACACTTCAAGAAATTATCAAAAACTCAGATACAACTCCTGTGCTTATTTTCAAACATAGTACACGTTGTTCAATTAGTACAATGGCACTTTCTCGTTTCGAACGTCAGTGGAATCAAGAAAAAATGGGAAATGTAGAACCTTATTATTTAGATTTGATTAAGTATAAAAACATCTCAAATCTGATTGCTCAAGAATTAAAAATTACTCACGAATCACCTCAAGTTTTGTTGGTGAAGAATGGGAAATGTATTTATAATGCCTCTCATTCATCTATTTATTTTGATGATTTGGTTGGAAAAGCTTCTTAGTTAATAAAGATAATTGTTTATTAGAGAATCAATTATAAGGGAAAAGATAATACAAATTTTAATCACATTCTTTCTTACTTTTTATAAAAAAACATTCATGAAAATCGGAATTGTCTGTTATCCTACTTATGGTGGGAGTGGCGTAGTAGCTACTGAACTAGGAAAAGCTCTTGCAGAAGAAGGACATCAGGTTCATTTTATTACCTATGACCAACCTTCACGTCTTGCTCTTTTAAGTGGCAACATTTTTTATCATAAAGTTGATATCAGAACATATCCACTTTTCAAATATCCCCCTTACGAACTTGCGCTTGCCAGCAAAATGGTAAATGTAGTCAAATGTGAAAAACTTGACCTTTTGCATGTTCACTATGCAATCCCTCATGCATCGTCTGCCTACATGGCAAAGCAAATTTTGAAAACTGAAGGCATACAAATTCCTGTGGTCACGACTTTACACGGAACAGATATTACGCTTGTGGGAAAAGACCCAAGTTATGAGCCTGTTGTAACTTTTAGTATTAATGAATCAGATGGAGTAACAGCAGTTTCGGATAGTCTGCGCCAGCAAACCTATAATACTTTTGGGGTAAAAAAAGCAATTGATGTGATTCCAAATTTTATTGATTTGGAGCGTTTCAAGAAACAGAAAAAAGACCATTTCAAAACAGCAATTTGTCCAAATTGTGAAAAATTAGTTGTGCATACTTCTAATTTTAGAAAAGTAAAACGTATTGATGATGTAATAAAAGTATTTGCTCAAATTAGAAAAAAAATAGATACTAAATTATTATTAGTGGGAGAAGGTCCTGAAAGAAATCCAATGGAAGAGCTAGTAAAAGAATTAAATCTTTCTAATGATGTTCGTTTTTTAGGAGAAATTGAAGCAATTGAAGAAGTTCTATCAGTAGCTGATTTGTTTATAATGCCTTCTGAAACAGAAAGTTTTGGTTTGGCTGCTTTGGAAGCGATGGCGTGTGAAGTTCCTGTCATTTCTAGTAATGCAGGTGGACTTGTTGAACTCAATGTAAATGGTGTAACTGGTTTTATGAGTGATGTTGGCGATGTGGATGATATGGCAAAAAATGCTTTAATTATCTTAGATGATAATAATTTGCCTACTTTTAAAGAAAATGCTTTAAAACGAGCAAAAGAATTTGAACTTTCCAATATTTTACCTTTGTATGAAGAAGTTTATCATAAAGCTATCGAAAAAATAAAGGTTTTGACTGTTTAAGGATTTTAAGTATAACAATTCACATAAAAAACAAGAAAAAATATGTTTTCATTAAAAGATAAAGTAGCCATTGTTACAGGAGGTGCAAAAGGAATTGGAAAAGCAGTTGCTGAAAATTTCCATAAAGCAGGTGCAAAAATCGTTATTTGGGATTTGGACGAAGAAGGACAAAAAGTTGCTGATTCTTTAAAGGGAAAATTCTATAAAGTAAATACAGCTGATAGAGAAGAATTAGAAAAAACTACAAAACAAGTAATTGCTGATTTTGATAGAATAGATATTTTGATAAATAATGCAGGGATACTCAGAGATTCTTCTTTTTTAAAAATGACTGATGATTTTTGGGATGATGTTATTAATGTCAATCTTACAGGCGTTTATAATTGTGCAAAAGTAGTTGTTCCATACATGAAAAGTCAAAAATATGGCAGAATTATTAATGCTTCTTCGATTGCTGGTGTTTATGGAAATTTTGGACAAACGAATTATTCGGCTGCAAAAGCTGGTGTAATTGGTTTTACAAAAAGCCTTGCTAGAGAAGTTGGAAAAAATGGAATTACAGTAAATGCTATTGCTCCTGGTTATATTCAAACAGAAATGACAGCTTCTATTCCAAAAGAATTTCAAGAAAAAATAATTGCTTCTATTCCTGTTCGTCGTGCTGGGAAGCCCGAAGATGTAGCAAATGCGTATTTATATTTGGCTTCAGAAGAGGCTGGTTTTGTAAATGGTTCTGTTTTGCATGTAGATGGTGGTGGAATGATTTAGTCAGTTATCAGTTAATTTGGGTGCATAACAAATTGTCATATTACAAAAATAAAAACAGAGTTAAAATCCTGTTTATGCTTTAAAACCTTTCAATTAAAAACAATATGAAAACTATTTTTAATTATTTTATTCCTTTATGTGCTTCTTCTGTTCTGCTTTTTTCGTCTTGTAATGATAATCAAAGTAAAAAAACAGATTCTGATATTTCGACTTCACTTGAAAATATTGATACTACAACAATTAATATTGATGAAGTAAAAACCATGACAATGCCTTTTGTTCAGAAAAATCATTCTAAATCTGTCAATGAAATTTATACTTCTATAAAATCAGCAATTGAGGGAAACCCAAATCTCAAAATTATTGCAGAAATAAATCATTCAGAAAATGCCAAAGGTATAGAAACTGAAATTTCAGAAAGCCGTTTGATTATCTTTGGAAATCCGAAAGTAGGGACTCAATTAATGCAACAAAACCAAGCTGTTGCAATAGATTTACCTATGAAAATGCTTGTTTATGATGATAACGGAACAACAAAAGTAATTTATAATAATGCTTCTATTTTGATGAATCGTTATGAAATTATACTTCCAGAGTTAGAAGAAAAAATAAACGGACTTTTGAATAAAATCAGTCAGTCAGAAATAGAAGAAACTCAATTACAAGATTTAAAATTAGAGAGTATTTTATCTGATTTACAAACAAAAGAAAGTAGTCTTTCAGTAGATAAAACAAGTGAGAATTTGGAAAAATTACTTACAGAAAAAGAATTCAAACTTTTTGCAAAAATAGAACATGATAAAGCAGCTAAGAATGCAGATTTAGAACTTCGTGCTACTCGTTTGTTTATCTTTGGAAAACCACAAGTAGGTAGCCAATTAATGAAACTAAATTCTACAATTGGTTTGGATTTACCTATGAAAATTCTTATTTGGGAAGATGACAATGGAAAAACACAAGTGAGTTATTTTAAAGGTTCATTTTTGGCAAATCGTCATTCTATTGAAAATGAAGAACTTATCAATAAAATTGATGGTGTTTTGGAAATGATTAGTAATGGGATTTTGAAATAAAAAAAATTGACAAGAATCAAAAATATCCATTTCAAGACTAATTTTAGCCTTAAAATGGATATTTTTTGTTTTTATTATTTGGCAATAAACTAGAGAATACTAAAAATCATCTGCATTTAGTCTTCCTTCATCTTTGTAATCTTTGTAGTTTTCATCATCATCTTCTGGAGCTGGAGGAATATCCAAACTATCAATAAGTTGTTCTATTTCAGCAGCTTCTTCCTCTGTTTTGTCGATGAAAAACTCTAAATTAGGAACTTGACGAAATTGGTGTCTTACTCGTTTTCCTACTTCACTACGAATAAAATTGCTTTTTTTCTCAATTTCTTCCATTACAGCATACTGTTTTACAGGAGGAAAAACACTAACATAAATTCTGCAAAGTCCTAAGTCGGGAGCAGATTTAACAGCTGTAATCGTAACTAGAGAACCTTTACCTATATTTTGAAGTTGGAAAATTTCGCCTATATCTTTTTGTATAATCTTAGAAACTTGTTTTTGTCGTTGGGTTTCGTTGTGCATAATACTATTTTTTCGTTATAATTTTTTATATCTAGAATTCGTTGGTGTAAACACCAACTAGAGTAAAGAAGTAACTGATTAATGTATCAAAAAGTTCGTTTTTTGTATTTACTTCTTTATTTAGCAAAAGCTGAAGTATTTGATACTTTTATTCACACTAAAGTGTAAAATACTATTGAAAAACAGCTTTTGTAGCTCCATAACCAAATTTGTCTTTATAGGCATCTTGATAATATTTTACATGTGGATGTTGGCTCAATCTTCTATGAATTTCTAATCTAAGTTTTCCTGTTCCTATTCCGTGAATGAAAATAATTGATTTCATATTAGAAGCCAAAGCCTTATCCAAATAAAGTTCAAAATGCTCTAATTGCATCGTAATAATTGCCTCATTTGTCATTACATCGTAATGGTCTGGCGATAATTCTTCAATATGCAAATCAATTTCTGAGGGTGGAGTTTCTGTTTTGTAAGGAGAAACTTTTGAACTATTTTCAATTATTCGCTCTCTAAGGCTATTTACATCAATAACTTCTAATTTTTCAGTTGGTAAATCGGGTTGAACTTCTCGCCCTTCTACTCTAAAAAGATAAGATTCTCTTTCCAAAACTGGTGCAGTTCGTTTAATTCTAAAAAAGGAATTATTAAAACCCATTGTAAAAATTAGCGTTTCTTTAGGTTCAAAATTTCCATCTTTGAAAAAGATTGCTTTAATAATTAATGGTTTCCAATCATTAAAATCTTCTCTGCTTAAACGATGTATTCTTGGTGCATTTTCTTTGTCTATTTGTTCTGAAAAAAGATGTTTCTCATGACCATTTTCTAGCTGTTCACTAACTGTAACAAGCATAGAATAAGATAAATTATTAATCAAATAAACATTCAATAATTTATCATTAAAATCAGTAAAAGCAAGATAAATACCTTCACCAACCGTAGATTTTTTTACTTTTTTGGTAGGTTTGAAAATTGGTTTTTCCTCCTCAATTGAAACAGGCGATTTTTTGCCAAAATATTTTTCTTCTTGTTTATGGATTATAACTATTTCAGCAGCCATTACAGGCAAAGCAAAACCGTCTTCTATTTCTACCTCTACTTGTCCGTTTTGTAAGATTTTTGTGATAACACCTTCTTCTGTTCCTGAAAGCATACGCACTTTATCGCCTATTTTCATTTTATTACTATTTTTTATGTTTATTTTTCTGTAAAAATACAGCTTTTGAGTTTGGTAAACAAGAGGAGAATTACTTGGTAAAATATTGATTTTTACTTCCCTCTAGGCTTTAGTTCATCAAGTTGATGTTTTTTCTCATTCCATGTAAAAATTTTTGGCTCAAAATGAGAATAAAAACCAGTAGAATCTGTAGGATTAACAATTAACATCCTACTCTCTTTTCTAAAAT contains:
- a CDS encoding DUF502 domain-containing protein, translating into MKVTFAAIATYFFRGLLITVPLAGTIYIVISFFEWMDSLLPFRTLGVGIIVILISITFIGYLTSLFVARSLFEWFERLLLRLPMVGLIYTSIKDLMAAFVGEEKKFSKSVLVKINAENDIYRLGFITAEDLSLLKINDLIGVYFPHSYNISGNLYLVAAKNITPIDYDNSADLMKFIASGGVSELLPNTKKNKDFGEDLL
- the purB gene encoding adenylosuccinate lyase, yielding MLTAISPIDGRYSRHTKPLQNYFSEYALIQARVRVEIEYFIALCKVPKAELPQLPELSESQIVSLRKIYTEFTLENAQKIKETESITNHDVKAVEYFVKEELEKLNLGSYNEFVHFGLTSQDINNTANPILLKEAEENILFNEVNSIIEKLNSISEEWKSIPLLAHTHGQPASPTHLGKEMKVFTYRLEQQFEGLKTLPHTGKFGGATGNFNAHKVAYSKTDWRDFGKNFLQNNLGLERQEWTTQIDNYDFLAARLDAYKRINTILIDFSRDVWAYVSMGYFKQKINPNEVGSSAMPHKVNPIDFENAEGNLGISTAIFEHLSTKLPISRLQRDLTDSTVLRNLGVPFGHFLIALKSLQKGISKLEINEAKIKADLENNWAVVAEAIQTVLRRENYPKPYEALKALTRTGKTMNEETIHEFIKTLNVSEEVKNELLEITPFNFTGYN
- a CDS encoding T9SS type A sorting domain-containing protein; translated protein: MELLVSSYPKGLYILKIQNGKEMKTEKIIIE
- a CDS encoding J domain-containing protein, whose amino-acid sequence is MQNHYTTLGIPELASQEEAKVAFKRLAVEYHPDKNPNNPVAEELFKQINEAYQVLSNPVTKESYDVTLRFAYSYSYYANQRPTEADQNFQRYYSNYTERKKDPKNTNLYSTLISIAFVAYMFLVVHSVQDFLSRVYYYQALQSIEVEDYKEAIEELSYAIAYDNSFSTAYYLRAKLYSEHFGFPNGALKDYTKAIDNALIQESDFYLERGIAYSQVNEKQGAITDFATALDLSKYEQKTAQEIAKEYYNRLKEYELAIEIYTTLIQQDSTKSIYYEQRALAYSNLQQDNLAQQDFERIIQKSNNPIEKRAQIVEKLENEVKNYKLALENNFILLNENPTEPNFHYTRSNLFFKLNDNEKGRYNLDLAILYNEGNKKLYVKRAKLFLDNDQPQKACKDWIKAKELGNTIKHTTLDFFCFEEK
- the ytxJ gene encoding bacillithiol system redox-active protein YtxJ gives rise to the protein MNLVTKFISKLFNEQVMNWNKLETPETLQEIIKNSDTTPVLIFKHSTRCSISTMALSRFERQWNQEKMGNVEPYYLDLIKYKNISNLIAQELKITHESPQVLLVKNGKCIYNASHSSIYFDDLVGKAS
- the bshA gene encoding N-acetyl-alpha-D-glucosaminyl L-malate synthase BshA, encoding MKIGIVCYPTYGGSGVVATELGKALAEEGHQVHFITYDQPSRLALLSGNIFYHKVDIRTYPLFKYPPYELALASKMVNVVKCEKLDLLHVHYAIPHASSAYMAKQILKTEGIQIPVVTTLHGTDITLVGKDPSYEPVVTFSINESDGVTAVSDSLRQQTYNTFGVKKAIDVIPNFIDLERFKKQKKDHFKTAICPNCEKLVVHTSNFRKVKRIDDVIKVFAQIRKKIDTKLLLVGEGPERNPMEELVKELNLSNDVRFLGEIEAIEEVLSVADLFIMPSETESFGLAALEAMACEVPVISSNAGGLVELNVNGVTGFMSDVGDVDDMAKNALIILDDNNLPTFKENALKRAKEFELSNILPLYEEVYHKAIEKIKVLTV
- a CDS encoding beta-ketoacyl-ACP reductase, producing the protein MFSLKDKVAIVTGGAKGIGKAVAENFHKAGAKIVIWDLDEEGQKVADSLKGKFYKVNTADREELEKTTKQVIADFDRIDILINNAGILRDSSFLKMTDDFWDDVINVNLTGVYNCAKVVVPYMKSQKYGRIINASSIAGVYGNFGQTNYSAAKAGVIGFTKSLAREVGKNGITVNAIAPGYIQTEMTASIPKEFQEKIIASIPVRRAGKPEDVANAYLYLASEEAGFVNGSVLHVDGGGMI
- a CDS encoding DUF302 domain-containing protein — protein: MKTIFNYFIPLCASSVLLFSSCNDNQSKKTDSDISTSLENIDTTTINIDEVKTMTMPFVQKNHSKSVNEIYTSIKSAIEGNPNLKIIAEINHSENAKGIETEISESRLIIFGNPKVGTQLMQQNQAVAIDLPMKMLVYDDNGTTKVIYNNASILMNRYEIILPELEEKINGLLNKISQSEIEETQLQDLKLESILSDLQTKESSLSVDKTSENLEKLLTEKEFKLFAKIEHDKAAKNADLELRATRLFIFGKPQVGSQLMKLNSTIGLDLPMKILIWEDDNGKTQVSYFKGSFLANRHSIENEELINKIDGVLEMISNGILK
- the rbfA gene encoding 30S ribosome-binding factor RbfA, with protein sequence MHNETQRQKQVSKIIQKDIGEIFQLQNIGKGSLVTITAVKSAPDLGLCRIYVSVFPPVKQYAVMEEIEKKSNFIRSEVGKRVRHQFRQVPNLEFFIDKTEEEAAEIEQLIDSLDIPPAPEDDDENYKDYKDEGRLNADDF
- a CDS encoding Smr/MutS family protein — encoded protein: MKIGDKVRMLSGTEEGVITKILQNGQVEVEIEDGFALPVMAAEIVIIHKQEEKYFGKKSPVSIEEEKPIFKPTKKVKKSTVGEGIYLAFTDFNDKLLNVYLINNLSYSMLVTVSEQLENGHEKHLFSEQIDKENAPRIHRLSREDFNDWKPLIIKAIFFKDGNFEPKETLIFTMGFNNSFFRIKRTAPVLERESYLFRVEGREVQPDLPTEKLEVIDVNSLRERIIENSSKVSPYKTETPPSEIDLHIEELSPDHYDVMTNEAIITMQLEHFELYLDKALASNMKSIIFIHGIGTGKLRLEIHRRLSQHPHVKYYQDAYKDKFGYGATKAVFQ